DNA from Cutibacterium acnes:
CAGGCCATGGTGCGGCAGACAAAGAAGCATCTCATCATCATTGACACCACTGGGTCGCCGACCGTGTGGGATCACGCGCTTGCGGTGGCTAGAGGGGGAGGAATCGTAGCGTCTCAAGCCAGGCATCTGTTGTTTGCCGGGGGTTTGGCACAACTTGGCATACCCGCGGAAATTCGGGTGCTAGAAGAGTATCGAGTTATCGGTGAGACCGAACTGGAGCGCGAGATCGATGCCCACGGTGGCAGCAAGGTAGCTGCAATGGAGTACCTGGACACTCACGCTGTGAGGATTCGAAGCGGTTGGCGTTACAAGCGGACCGTTGGTCTGATCCATGCGCAGGGAAAGAACATTCCAGCACGGAATTTGTGACATATTGCATATAGAGATGCCACTGACTGGCGCGATTGGAAGCTGAAGATGGAGTGGCACGTCCTGCCATGAGTGCACGCTGGTGATCGCGAATTCTATTAATTGGACCATTGCTATGCTTTCCCTGTTGGCGCATTCAAGCGAGCGCGAAGAAACTCTTGTTGGACGTGTGTCCTGTGGGCAAGGTCGTCGATGGGCGCGCGGTTGAAAGGATAATTTGATGGTGCGAAAACGCGTGCGAATGACCGCGCTTATTGCCGCGATGGCGATGCCTATATTCAGTCTTGTTGGTTGTGGAAGTGCTGTCACTGATCCCAGTATTTCGAAAGCATCGACTGCAACGTTGCCGGTGATGCAGGGGCACACTTCGTATCCTCTGACTGTCACCAGTTGTGGTGTCAGTCAGGTATTCGAATCTGCTCCTAAGCGTGCCGTAACCTTGACCTCCACCGCGACCGAGACGATGCTCGAACTGGGTCTCGAAAAGCGGATGGTTGGAACGGCATATCAACGTAATCGTCCTATTGGATCGCAGTACAAGAAGGCATACGATTCCATTCCGATTCTCGCCTCCGGGCAACCGTCTATGGAAAAGCTCCTCTCTGTTAACCCAGATTTCGTTTATTCGGGATATCCGGATGGATTCTCGAAGAGTAATGGACACACTAGAGAGGATCTCAAAAAGCTTGGAATTAAGACCCATCTGAGTCCGGTGGGGTGCTCTGACCAGGTGAATACCCTTGAAGATGAAACCAAAGAGATTAGGACGATTGGTCAAATCTTCGATGTCAACGATAAGGCGGAAAAGGCTGTTCGCAGGTTCAATTCCAAGGTTAGTAGTGTCAAGAACTCTGTAAAGGGTAAGGATCGCCCCAAAGTATTCCTGTATAATTCAGGCATAGAAGCTCCGATCACTGTAGGTGGATGGGCCTACGCATCAGTGATGATCGATGCGGCAGGGGGAGAGAATATTTTTGCCCATGAGCCGCTGAGATGGGGAAAGATGTCGTGGGAGCAAGTAGCCAAAGCTGATCCAGACATGATTCTCATCTACGACTATAAGACGCCCAGTGTGGATCAGAAGATTAAGACGCTAAAGTCCATTCCTGCTCTTAAGGATACTAAGGCTGTTAAGAACAACGCCTTCCCTGTCATTAGCCTGTCTTTAGCCCAGCCAGGTCCCCGGTCCGCCGAGAGTATTGAACAACTTGCTAAACAGTTCCATAGCTGATGCTAGGTGCGCACAGTGAGGGTGACGATACGTCCGTCAGGTCCGTGAGCGACCAGGGTGATCTCGTTGCTATCTTAAATCGCGTTCCGGCTCGGTCCTTGGAGGACGTGACGAGTTACCAATCCGATTTACGTCGGGGGCGTTCGGTGGTTCTCATTCTGGTCTTCGTGACGGTTCTACTTTTCGTTTTGGGTACCGCGCTGTCCATTGGATCGGTCCAGGTTCCATTCACTATGGTGTGGAAGGTTGTGGCTCACCGGGTGTTTCCAGAAGGCGTTATATCGGTCGAATGGACCCCAGCTATCGATCGAATCGTCGCTGATACGCGTCTACCACGGGTGCTCCTGGCTGCTGTGGCAGGTATGGCATTGACCACTGTTGGTACGGTTGTGCAGGCGCTTTTGCGTAATCCTCTGGCCAACCCGACTATCCTGGGTGTTTCATCGGGAGCGGCAACGGGAGCCATTGCGGTAATGCGGTTCGGGTTACTCATCGGAGGCACTGTGTCGCTGGGGTTGGCGGCATTCGGTGGCGCATTTTTGACGCTTCTTCTCGTAATCATGGTTGCACGCCAACGACAGACCATGACCGCAGGAACTTTGATACTCACTGGAACGGCTGTCTCGGCTCTGCTGTCGGCGGTTAACAACTTTATGGTGCTGACATCACCCGACCCACAATTGGCCTCACAGGTGTTGTTCTGGAGTCTAGGCGGTTTTGGGGCGGCCAAATGGGAGAATCTTTTGTTTCCTTCCGGCGTCCTGGCGATCGGGATAATTCTGTGCCTGGCGCAAGCCTCGAACCTCAATATCCTGCTCGCTGGTGAAGAAAGTGCGGGTTCCCTCGGTCTGAACGTAAATCGATTTCGAACATGGATGTTTGCCGTCGCCGCCGCTATCGTCGGCGTGACCGTTGCAGTATGCGGAGTTGTTGGTTTCATAGGGCTGGTCATGCCGCACATTACGAGGTTGTGTGTGGGGGCGGATCACCGTAGAACTCTTCCCATCGGGCTATTGCTGGGTGCGATCTTCACTGTACTAGCAGACCTTGGCGCCCGAATGGTTATCAGGCCACAGGAATTGCCGGTTGGTATAGTCACCGCCTTAGTCGGTGCCCCATTCTTTCTTTTTCTCTTGCGTCGCAACGGCGGGAGGCGGAAAGATGATTAAAGGTGCAAAGCTTGTTGTCGATAACTTGGGTGTAGACATCGATGGACATTGCATTGTCGACGGCGTCAATTTTTGTGCCCGACCAGGCGATGTTGTGGGAATTCTTGGTCCAAATGGGAGTGGTAAATCGACGATATTGCGGTCGATCTTTCACTCGAGGAAACCCGCGAGGGGATCTGTAACCTTAGATGGAGTAGACGTCTGGTCACGGGACGCAAAGTGGTCGGCGCAACATATCTGTGTGGTCCTGCAGGAAACACCTGCGGAGTTTCCGCTAACCTGTGGTGAAATTGTTCGGATGGGGAGAGCTCCTCACAAAAGGTCGTGGCAGTCGCTGGGAGCTGGTGATCTCGAACTGTGCCACGCGGCGATGGAGGTTATGGAAGTCGACAATCTTGCAGGATCGTCTTTTTCGAGGATTTCTGGGGGTGAGAGACAGCGAGTGACGATCGCGAGGGCGCTTGCTCAGCAAACCGGCATGATCGTCATGGATGAGCCGACTAATCATCTCGACATCCATCATCAACTCAAGCTGATGCACCTACTCCGTCGTCTCAATGCGACGACGGTAATCGCACTCCACGACATCAACTTGGCGGGTCGCTTTTGTGACACGTTGGTTTTGATGTCAGGGGGAAGCTGCGTTGCCTGCGGTGCTCCGTCGACTGTGCTGTCTCCGAACGTCCTCGACGATGTTTACCACGTGAAGACTGATGTCGTTCGGCAGCCTAACGGAACGGTCCATGTGACCATCCTGTGAGTGATTCGATTATGGGAAGTGTTCTCCCCACGTGAACGTCGAACCCTGCCATAGCGTCGACACCCCGTCGTAGGGTTGTTTCATGATGACCAACGACCGTTCGCTCCCCTCCGATCTTCCCACCCAGTTGCTCATTGACGGAGAATGGGTGGACGCCGAGGCGTCCCGCACCTTCGACGTCATCAATCCCGCCACCGAGAAGCCCCTCGTCGCCATCGCCGATGCCTCTGTTGACCAGGGCACCGATGCCCTTGACGCTGCTGTTCGCGCCCAGCACTCTTGGGCCGACACCGCCCCGCGGGAGCGTGCCGAAATCCTGCGCAAGACTTTTAACCTCGTCACCGAGCGCAAGGATGACTTCGCCCGCCTCATGACCCTCGAGATGGGCAAGCCGCTCGCGGAGTCCTACGGCGAGGTCACGTATGGCTCCGAATTCCTGCGCTGGTTCTCGGAGGAGGCGGTACGCATCCGCGGTGACTACGGCTTGCTGCCGGAGGGCAACATCCGTCAGTTGGTCACCAAGCGTCCCGTCGGTCCGTGCCTATTCATCACCCCATGGAACTTCCCGTTGGCGATGGCTACCCGCAAGATCGCCCCGGCTCTGGCTGCTGGGTGCACTGTGGTGATTCGCCCGGCCTCGGCTACCCCGTTGACCACCTTGCTGCTTGCCAAGACGTTCCTCGAAGCTGGTCTGCCAGCCGGTGTTCTCAATGTCATCACTGGTCTGGATCACGCTGTCACTGACGCCATCCTGGAGGATCCGCGACTGCGCAAATTGTCCTTCACCGGGTCTACCGGGGTGGGTGCAAATCTGCTGGGCAAGGCTGCCAAGCACGTATTGCGCACCTCGATGGAACTTGGTGGCAACGCTCCCTTCATCGTCTTCGACGACGCCGACCTGGACCAGGCCATCATCGGGGCCAAGGGCGCCAAGATGCGCAATATGGGCGAGGTATGCATCGCTGCGAACCGCTTTATCGTCCACGAGTCGGTGGCCGAGGAATTCACCGACAAGATGATCGAGATGATGTCCGGTTTGGTCGTCGGGGACGGGTTGGACGAAAAATCCGAGGTCGGGCCCATGATCACCGAGCGTGACCGCGAAAAAGTTGACGGCCTGGTGCGTTCAGCTATCGAGGCCGGTGCCACCCTGCGTTGCGGTGGTGAGATTCCCGAGGATAAGGGCTGGTTCTATCCACCGACGGTGCTCTCTGGCGTTCCCGCTGACGCTGAGATCATGCAAACCGAGATTTTCGGGCCAGTCGCCCCGATAACGACCTTCCGCACCGAAGAGGAAGCGTTAGCCCTCGCCAACTCGGTTCCGGTGGGACTGGCCGGGTACGTGTTCACCAGTGACACAGCTCGCATCCTACGGATGGGACAGAAGCTGGAGACCGGCATGATCGGTGCGAACCTAGGGGTGTTCTCTAACGCGGCTGCCCCATTTGGTGGCGTCAAGGAATCCGGGCTGGGACGCGAGGGTTCCTACCAGGGTATTGAAGAATTCCTGGAGACGATCTACGTCGCCCTTCCAGCGTGATTCATAGGCCGTGCTCTTAAGGTTGTGGCGGTAGCGTCTGACTCGTGGTCACCTCACGGATCCGATTCGTTGCCGCCGTCGTACTGACGGGGTTGGCGTCGGGACTCATCGGTGGCCTTACAAGCGAACTGTCCCACCTCATTGAGGTCTGCGCCTTCGGTGTGCCCTTCTCCTCGTCGACGACGGGTGTTGGGGAAGTCGTTATGTGGCGACGCCTCGTCGCGCCGATTATGGGTGCTCTCATTGCGGGCTTGACGTGGCGGTGGCTGCGTCCGTTCCCATCGGGGTCGATTACCTCGGTGCGACAGGCCATCGACTCTCCGACGCGGCTACGCCCAGTCGAGACCATCGTTGACGCCCTCGCCCAGCTCGTCGTCGTCGGGTCAGGAAGCTCCCTAGGCCGAGAGGCGGCACCGCGTCAGATGGCTGCCCTGGCTGCCCAAGGGCTATCCGACACTTTCCGAGTCGACGTCGCCACCCGGCGGGTTGTGCTGGCCAGCGCCGCCGGTGCCGGCCTGGCATCGGTCTATAACGTGCCCGTCGCTGGAGCGCTGTACGCCCTAGAACTGACGGTGCGCCCTGATCTTCGCACCAAACGTGGCTGGGGACAGGTGGGAATAGCCGGCGTCATCTCCGTCCTATCAACGGTGACGGCATGGTTGTTGAACCATGACCGCCCCATCTATCGTTCACCAGCCGCCACAGTGACAGGTCCCGGCCTTGGCTGGATGGTTCTTGTCGTTGCGGTTTCCACCGTTGTAGGAGCCGGGATGGGAGTGCTCTTTGGGGAGATGAAACGGCGAGTCCCGGTTACCTCCAGGCTGTGGTGGACGGTTCCGTTGGGATCGGCCGGAGTGACCGCCATCGCTCTGGCGGCACCTCAAGTGGTCGGAAATGGCCAGGTCATCGTCAATCTGGTGCTGGCCCATCCTGTGGCTCCAGCTAGTTTGGTGATCCTGCTCGTCGGCAAGATTCTCGCCACGACGGTGGCATTACGCTCCGGTGCTGCCGGCGGTCTACTCACCCCGTCCCTATCCGCAGGCGCCCTGGTCGGAGCTCTGGTAGCCGTGGTGGCAGGGATCGACGCACCCTCCCAGATCGCCATGATGGTGATCGTCGGTGCTGGATGCGTGTTGTCTATGACCCAGCGTGCCCCGCTCTTCGCCGCCGCCTTCGCGCTAGAACTGACTCGTGCTGGAGCGCTAGGGATCCCGGTCGTTGTCGCAGCGGTGATGCTCGGTTGGACAGGGTTCGTTCTCGTTAGTAGGCGTGGTCTGGGACTCCACGGACGGATTGGTCGGGCTCCGGGCCATACGTCTGATCCGCGGTAGTGTGAACGCAATGTACCAGCCGCGGTGCGGCGCACCCATATCCAAGGAAGGCACATGACTCAGGACCTGGCTTCAGCAATCGCATTCCAGGTGCGATCGACCTCAGGACGTTCCGTTACTGCGTCGACCCCCATGGAGGTGTGGCAGGGATTATCGGCCTGTGTCGTGGGCCGTATCGCAGATGACTGGCAGGACACCGACGCTGCGTACAAAGCCGAGCGCCAGGAGCACTACTTCTCCGCTGAATTCCTCATGGGACGAGCCCTGCTCAATAACTTGTCGAACCTCGGACTCGTCAACGAGACCCGCGAGGCCCTCGCCAGTTTCGGTATCGATCTGTCCGAGGTGCTCGAACAAGAACCCGACGCTGCTCTAGGTAACGGTGGCCTAGGTCGTCTGGCCGCCTGCTTCCTCGATTCCTGCGCCACCCTGGAACTGCCTGTTACTGGTTACGGAATCCTCTACCGTTACGGCCTGTTCAAGCAGCTCTTCGACAACGGCTTCCAGACCGAACACCCAGACCCATGGATGGAGGAGGGCTACCCCTTCGTCATCCGTCGTGAAGAGCAACAGCGTATCGTTCGCTACGCCGACATGTGGGTGCGCGCCATCCCTCACGACATGCCGATCACCGGTTATGGGACCCGCAACGTCGGGACGCTGCGGCTGTGGAAAGCCGAGCCGATGGAACAGTTCGACTACCA
Protein-coding regions in this window:
- a CDS encoding FecCD family ABC transporter permease; the encoded protein is MLGAHSEGDDTSVRSVSDQGDLVAILNRVPARSLEDVTSYQSDLRRGRSVVLILVFVTVLLFVLGTALSIGSVQVPFTMVWKVVAHRVFPEGVISVEWTPAIDRIVADTRLPRVLLAAVAGMALTTVGTVVQALLRNPLANPTILGVSSGAATGAIAVMRFGLLIGGTVSLGLAAFGGAFLTLLLVIMVARQRQTMTAGTLILTGTAVSALLSAVNNFMVLTSPDPQLASQVLFWSLGGFGAAKWENLLFPSGVLAIGIILCLAQASNLNILLAGEESAGSLGLNVNRFRTWMFAVAAAIVGVTVAVCGVVGFIGLVMPHITRLCVGADHRRTLPIGLLLGAIFTVLADLGARMVIRPQELPVGIVTALVGAPFFLFLLRRNGGRRKDD
- a CDS encoding ABC transporter ATP-binding protein, whose amino-acid sequence is MIKGAKLVVDNLGVDIDGHCIVDGVNFCARPGDVVGILGPNGSGKSTILRSIFHSRKPARGSVTLDGVDVWSRDAKWSAQHICVVLQETPAEFPLTCGEIVRMGRAPHKRSWQSLGAGDLELCHAAMEVMEVDNLAGSSFSRISGGERQRVTIARALAQQTGMIVMDEPTNHLDIHHQLKLMHLLRRLNATTVIALHDINLAGRFCDTLVLMSGGSCVACGAPSTVLSPNVLDDVYHVKTDVVRQPNGTVHVTIL
- a CDS encoding NAD-dependent succinate-semialdehyde dehydrogenase, whose product is MMTNDRSLPSDLPTQLLIDGEWVDAEASRTFDVINPATEKPLVAIADASVDQGTDALDAAVRAQHSWADTAPRERAEILRKTFNLVTERKDDFARLMTLEMGKPLAESYGEVTYGSEFLRWFSEEAVRIRGDYGLLPEGNIRQLVTKRPVGPCLFITPWNFPLAMATRKIAPALAAGCTVVIRPASATPLTTLLLAKTFLEAGLPAGVLNVITGLDHAVTDAILEDPRLRKLSFTGSTGVGANLLGKAAKHVLRTSMELGGNAPFIVFDDADLDQAIIGAKGAKMRNMGEVCIAANRFIVHESVAEEFTDKMIEMMSGLVVGDGLDEKSEVGPMITERDREKVDGLVRSAIEAGATLRCGGEIPEDKGWFYPPTVLSGVPADAEIMQTEIFGPVAPITTFRTEEEALALANSVPVGLAGYVFTSDTARILRMGQKLETGMIGANLGVFSNAAAPFGGVKESGLGREGSYQGIEEFLETIYVALPA
- a CDS encoding chloride channel protein, with protein sequence MVTSRIRFVAAVVLTGLASGLIGGLTSELSHLIEVCAFGVPFSSSTTGVGEVVMWRRLVAPIMGALIAGLTWRWLRPFPSGSITSVRQAIDSPTRLRPVETIVDALAQLVVVGSGSSLGREAAPRQMAALAAQGLSDTFRVDVATRRVVLASAAGAGLASVYNVPVAGALYALELTVRPDLRTKRGWGQVGIAGVISVLSTVTAWLLNHDRPIYRSPAATVTGPGLGWMVLVVAVSTVVGAGMGVLFGEMKRRVPVTSRLWWTVPLGSAGVTAIALAAPQVVGNGQVIVNLVLAHPVAPASLVILLVGKILATTVALRSGAAGGLLTPSLSAGALVGALVAVVAGIDAPSQIAMMVIVGAGCVLSMTQRAPLFAAAFALELTRAGALGIPVVVAAVMLGWTGFVLVSRRGLGLHGRIGRAPGHTSDPR